CTGCTGCCGCAGCCGCAGGTGGTCTTCGCGTTCGGATTGCGGATCACGAACTGTGCGCCGGTCAGGCTTTCGGTGTAGTCCACTTCGGCGCCCATCAGGTACTGCAGGCTGAGCGGATCGACCAGCAGGGTCACGCCGTTGGTGTCCACGGCCAGGTCGTCGTCGGCACGGTTCTCGTCGAACTCGAAGCCGTACTGGAAACCGGAGCAGCCACCGCCCTGGATGTAGACGCGCAGGGCCAGCGAATCGCTGGCTTCGTCCTGGATCAGTTCCTTGACCTTGGCCGCAGCGGCCTCGGTGAAGTTCAGCGGACGGTCCAGCGACTGGTAGTTCGGCGCGGCGGCAGGGGCGCCGGGCAGGGAAACAAGCGTGCTCATGCACCCAGCATGGGGGTGCATGGGCACGCTTTCAAGCGCCCGGCATTCAGGCCATGGCGTCGGCGAGCTTCCTTCGGGCGTTCCCGTCCTTGCCATCCTTGGTGACAGCGGGCTCTTCGGCCGGTGGCGGCAGCGCCATCTGCGCCGCGCCATGGATCAGGCGACCGGTCAGCTGGGCGCCAGCGTTCATTTCCACCACCTGGTAATGGACGTTGCCGGTCACGCGGGCGCTGGGGGTCAGCTCGACCCGCTCGCTGGCGTGCACGTCGCCGTCCAGGCGGCCGCTGAGCACGACCACGTGGGCGCGGATCTCGCCTTCGATGCTGCCCTGTTCGGCCAGGGTAAGGGTGGCGTTGGTGGCGCCGTCCTGGGCGATCACCTTGCCCAGGATGGTGCCTTCCACGTACAGGCCACCGCTGAATTCCACGTCCCCGCGGATCACCACCTGCGCGCCGATCAGCGCGTCCACGACCAGATGCCCGTCGCGGTTGGACTTGTTGCTGCCAAACATGGGTTTACTCCCCTTTTTCTGCCGTTGCTGGTGCAGCCGGTGCGCCGGCCTGCTTCCAGTCGAATACCTGGGTGGCGCCCCCCGCGCCGGTTCCCAGCGTGACCCGCACGCGTTGCGGGGTGAAGTCTTTTGGCAACATGACGCTGCCGGTGAGCTGCTGGAAGTACCGGAAGGAGTAATCCTGGCCCGGCACCTTGGTGCGCTGGTGCAGCTCGTCCCAGCTGACCGAGGTCAACTTGCCGTCCTTGACGCCTTCCACCGTGAAGCGCATCTGGCCCTGGCTGATCGCGCCACGGTTGAGGTTCTGGGTCAGCACCACGGCGTACTGCCAGGTGCCGCCCGCTTCGGGCGAAAACTCGATGGAATGGGTGTTCAGGCCCTTGCGCTGGCTGGTGGCGCCGACCAGGCGTTCGTAGAAGGCCACGTCGGCGCGCAGGCCGGCGATCTCCTCGTCGCGCTCGCCCAGCGAGGTCTGCACCTCGTTGTTGGCGGCGCGGCTGATCCGGTCCGAGGCCTCCAGGGTGGCCTGGCGCTGCTGCAGGTCCGCGACCTGCTTCTGCAGCGTCTCGGCACGTGCCTGCGCGGCGTCGAGCTGGCGGCCGACGTCGCCACCGGGGCTGCCCATCCAGCGGCCGAGCAGCACGGCCAGGACCAGGCTGGCCAGCCAGATGCCGCCGAGGATCAGCAGGCGGCGGCGATCGGGCGCCGCCGGGCTGCCCGGGCGCCGGATCTGGATACGCGAAGGTGTCGGATTGTTCATGGCGTTTACGGCGGTAGCGCCGCGTGGGCGATACCGACACGACCCCTGTCGGAAAGAGCGACTCCCTAGTGTAAGTCAGGGTTGGCACATTTTTCGCCCTACCCCCCGCCCCGGGCAGTAGCGTTCAGGGACGTCATCCCCGATAGTGTGGGCCTGTGCACACTTTGACGCCGGAGCGCCTGCCATGACCGAGGCCCACCTGTTCGTGATCGGCATCCTGCTGGCCTGGCTGGCCGGCATCCGCGTGTACCTGACCGTGTTCGGCGTTGGCCTGGCGGGCCTGCTCGGCTGGGTCGAGCTGCCACCGGCCCTGCAGGCCACCGAGTCGTGGTGGGTGCTGGGCACCTCCGCGGCGCTGGCCGCGACCGAATTCGTGGCCGACAAGATTCCCGGGGTGGACTCGGCCTGGGACCTGGTCCAGACCCTGGCCCGGGTGCCGGCCGGCGCCTTCCTGGCCGCCGCCACGCTGTCGCCCGATGGCGAGCTCAACGCGACCTCGCTGGCCGCCGGGGCGGGGGTGGCACTGGCCAGCCACGGGCTGAAGTCCGGCACCCGCGCCCTGCTGAACACCTCGCCCGAGCCGGCCAGCAACTGGGTCGCCTCGGCTGCGGAAGACACCGTGGTGGTGGGCGGGCTGGCGCTGGCGCTGGCCCATCCGTGGCTGGCGCTGGTCGTGGTGGTCGCCTGCAGCCTGATCGGCGCGCTGGTGGTCTGGCTGGTCTGGCGCACCCTGTGGAAGGGCATGCGCTGGCTGCTGCGGCAACCGGCCGGTCGCGTTCCCGCCACCCGCGATACCGCATAATTGCGCCGCAGACAGGGAGTACTGATGGCCGTCCAAGACAACGCTGTTGCATCCACCCGCGCCACCCGCGCCGAGACCCCGCCCGCCGACCACTGGCAGCGCTGGGCCAGTGCGGAGGCCGTCGCTTCGGCGCGCGCGCCCAGCAACGTGGTGCCGCTCAATGCCGGCACGGCCGCGCCCGCAGCACCGACGCCGCCGGTCCTGCCGCCTGCGCAGTGGCAGGACGACGGCGCGCAGCTGCCGCTGGGCAGCGAGGCCCCCTACCGCGTGCTGATCGTCGAAGACGACCGTTCGCAGGCGCTGTTTGCACAGAGCGTGCTGCATGGCGCCGGGATGGAGGCGATCGTGCACAGCGAAGCCGAAGGCGTGCAACAGGTGATCACCGAGCAGCGCCCTGACCTGATCCTGATGGACCTGCACCTGCCGGGCCTGGACGGCATGCGCCTGACCGCGCTGATCCGCCAGCAGCCCGGCCAGCAGCTGCTGCCGATCGTGTTCCTCAGCGGTGACCCGGACCCGGAGCGCCAGTTCGAAGTGCTCGACAGCGGCGCCGATGATTTCCTGAGCAAGCCGATCCGCCCGCGCCACCTGATCGCCGCGGTCTCCAACCGGATCCGCCGCGCCCGCGCGCAGGCCGCGATGCAGCCGGGCGCCCAGGGTGCCCCGGCAATGAACAATCCCGAGACCGGCTTGCCTACCCGCCACCACGTGATGCAGCAGCTGAGCGGCGCGCTGGCGCACGGTGAGCATGGCGGCCTGTTCTTCATCGAGGTGGCCAGCGCATTGGGCCTGCGCGAACGCTATGGCTATGCCGCGTTCGAGCGCCTGATGGTGCAGGCCGCGCAGCGTCTCGCCGACAGCGCGCACCCGCACCTGCTGGCGCGCCTGAACGACAACAGCTTCCTGGTGCTGGCGCGGGGCCTGGACGAGGACACCCTGGACGCCATGGCGCACCAGTTGCGCGATGAACTGTCCTCCCGCGCGTTCGTGATCCGCGACGAAGAGTCGGTGCACCTGCGCGGCGTGGTCGGGCATGCACAGCTGTCCGGCGGCTTCAGCGACGCCGGTACCGCGCTGGAAGCGGTGGAACGCACCACCCTGCAGGCGCGCCTGCTGCCGTCCGGGGTGGCCGCGCACGTGCGTCGGGAAGACGTGGCCGCGCAGGAACACCTGGCCATGCTTGAAGGCCAGCTCGAACCGGCCTACCAGCCGATCGTCGCGGTGGCTGGCGGCAACACCGCCCAGTACCAGGTGCTGCTGCGCCTGCGCCAGGCCGACGGCAGCGTGCTCAACGCCGGCCAGGTGATTCCGGCCGCGGAGGCGGCCGGACGCATCGCCGACCTCGACCAGCAGGTGCTGGACCACGCGCTGGGCCTGCTCGATCTGTACCAGCACGCCACCCAGCCGCTGAGCCTGTTCGTGTCGCAGTCGCTGCGCACGCTGGCCCGCGATGCCTTCGCCGACTGGCTGCTGGAAACGCTGCAGCAACGCAACCTGCCCAGCAGCGCGCTGGTCATCGACGTGCGCCTGCCCGACGCGCTGATCCACACCGTGACCCTGCAGCAGTTCTGCACGCGCATGAGTGCGGCCGGGGTGCGCTTCTGCCTGAGCCAGTTCGAGCCGGGCAGCGAAGCCAATGCGCTGTTGAACCAGCTGCCGCTGGCGTTCGTGCGCATGGCCGCGCGCTTCTCCAGCAGCCATGCCAACCAGCAGACCCGCGATGAACTGCGCGCGGCCATCGACGCCGCGCACCGCGCCGGCGCGATGATCATCGGGCAGCAGATCGAAGATCCCCAGGCCGCTGCGGCAATGTGGATGGGCGGGGTCGATTTCATCCAAGGCAACATGGTGCAGTCGGCCGGGAGCGAACTGAACTTCGACTTCCACAACGCGGTGCTCTGACCATGACGACCCAAGGACGGGTTCCCTCAGCACTCTGGTTGGCGGCGATCGCCGCCGCACTGGCGGCCACCGCCAGCGGCATGGCACTGGCCGGCGCCAACGGACCGTGGCCGGCGATTGCCGCCGGCACGGCTGCCGCCGCCGTGATCGCCGCGCTGGTCGCCGTGGGCCGCTGGCGCGAGCTGCAGGCGCAGCAGGTGCTGTTGCAACGTCGCAATGAAGCGCTGGCCGGCGAGCGCGACCATCTGCAGCGCGCCGTGCAGCAGCAGGACATGCTGGAGCGCGAGCTGCTGCAGGCCAAGCAGGCCGCTGAAGCGGCGGCGTTGGCCAAGGGCGAATTCCTGGCCACCATGAGCCACGAGATCCGCACCCCGCTCAACGGCATCCTGCCGATGCTCGACCTGATCGCACGCGGCCAGCTCGGGACCGACCAGCGCCAGATGCTGGCCACTGCCACGGTCAGCTCGCAGCAGCTGCTGCGGATCGTCGACGACATCCTCGATTACTCCCGTCTGGAGGCCAAGGGCCTGGACCTGGAGATCACCACCTTCAACCTGCGCGAGCTGCTCGAAGGCATCGTCCAGCTCATGCAGCGCAGTGCCGAGGCCAAGGGCCTGGCAGTCTCGCTGGAACTGGACCCGGCGGTACGGCTGTCGGTGCGCGGCGACCCGGTGCGGCTGCGCCAGGTGCTGGGCAACCTGATGGTCAATGCGATCAAGTTCACCGAGCGCGGCCAGATCCGCCTGAAGGTGACCCGCCTCGGCGAAAACGGCAGCGAACACCAGCTGCGCTTCGAAGTGATCGACACCGGCATCGGCATCGACGGCACGCAGCAGGCGCGGCTGTTCCAGTCCTTCAGCCAGGCCGACGCCTCGACCACGCGCATCTATGGCGGCACCGGCCTGGGCCTGGCGATCTGCAAGCGCATCATCGACCTGATGCACGGCCAGATCGGGGTAAGTTCGACCCCGCGCCACGGCGCCACGTTCTGGTTCGAGATTCCGCTGCTCAAGGTGGCCGGCGACCTGCCTGCGGTACCCGCCAGCACCCGTGCACTGCTGGTCAGCGAAGACCCGCTGCTGGTGCAGCGCCTGCAGCGCGTGCTGCAGCACCACGACATCCGCCTGCACACGGTGGACAGTGCGTCGGCCGCGCTGGACATCCTGCGCGCGCCGGTGCGCCCCGGGATCGAACCGGACCTGGTATGGGTGATTGCCGATACGCACGCACTGCGCCACGGTGCGACCGCGCTGCATCGCGCGGTCCTGCACGACGCCCGCACGCCGACCCCGCGCCTGCTGTGGCTGCAGGGCGAGGAACCGCTGGCAGCACTGCTGCGCGAGAACACCCAGGTCCTGCCGCGCGACACCGACGAGGCGCTGCTGCATGCGCTGCTGCGCCCGGCGCAGGCCAGCGCGCGCCCCGCACCGCTGCTGGCCAGCGTGGAGCCGTACAGCGGCCCGGTAGAAGCCCCGCAGCTCGGCCTGCGCCTGCTGCTGGTGGAAGACAACAGCACCAACCTGCTGGTGGCCCAGCGCCTGCTGCAGGTGCTCGGCTGTACCGTCACCACCGCCAATGACGGTGAGCAGGGGCTGGCGCAGTTGCAGCGCCAGCGCTTCGACCTGGTGTTGATGGACTGCCAGATGCCGGTGCTGGACGGCTACAGCGCCACCCGCCGCTGGCGCGAACAGGAAGCCGGACAGGGCCGCACCCGCCTGCCGATCGTGGCGATGACCGCCAATGCGATGGCCGGCGACCGCGAGCGCTGCCTGCAGGCCGGGATGGACGACTACCTGTCCAAGCCGGTCAACCGCGAATCGCTGCAGGCCTGCCTGCTGCGCTGGCAGTTCCGGATGGAAGACAACGCCGCCGACGCACGCAATGTGCGGGCGGCAGCGCCGACGCCCGAGGCCGCCCCCAGTCCGCCGCCCCTGCCCACGGTGATGGCGCCTGCACTGCTGGACAGCAGTGATGAGCCCAGCCCTTCAGTACTCGACGCCGAGGTGCTGGACGAACTGCAGGAGGTGATCGGCGCGGAGATCGCAACCATCATCGGCGTCTTCCTGGAAGACACGCCGCCCCTCATCCGCCAGTTGCAGGATGCCTCGGTGGAGGCCGACCTGGAACGGCTGCGGGCGCTCGCGCACAGCCTGAAGTCGGCCAGTGCGAACGTAGGGGCGATGGCGCTCTCGGTCGCGGCGCGTCGGATCGAACACGACGCCCGCGCCGGTACGCTGGAGCGCCCGGCCGTGGCCGTGGCGCTGCTGATTGCCGAATACGCGCGTGCGCGGCT
This portion of the Stenotrophomonas aracearum genome encodes:
- a CDS encoding bactofilin family protein, with the protein product MFGSNKSNRDGHLVVDALIGAQVVIRGDVEFSGGLYVEGTILGKVIAQDGATNATLTLAEQGSIEGEIRAHVVVLSGRLDGDVHASERVELTPSARVTGNVHYQVVEMNAGAQLTGRLIHGAAQMALPPPAEEPAVTKDGKDGNARRKLADAMA
- a CDS encoding hybrid sensor histidine kinase/response regulator, which encodes MAAIAAALAATASGMALAGANGPWPAIAAGTAAAAVIAALVAVGRWRELQAQQVLLQRRNEALAGERDHLQRAVQQQDMLERELLQAKQAAEAAALAKGEFLATMSHEIRTPLNGILPMLDLIARGQLGTDQRQMLATATVSSQQLLRIVDDILDYSRLEAKGLDLEITTFNLRELLEGIVQLMQRSAEAKGLAVSLELDPAVRLSVRGDPVRLRQVLGNLMVNAIKFTERGQIRLKVTRLGENGSEHQLRFEVIDTGIGIDGTQQARLFQSFSQADASTTRIYGGTGLGLAICKRIIDLMHGQIGVSSTPRHGATFWFEIPLLKVAGDLPAVPASTRALLVSEDPLLVQRLQRVLQHHDIRLHTVDSASAALDILRAPVRPGIEPDLVWVIADTHALRHGATALHRAVLHDARTPTPRLLWLQGEEPLAALLRENTQVLPRDTDEALLHALLRPAQASARPAPLLASVEPYSGPVEAPQLGLRLLLVEDNSTNLLVAQRLLQVLGCTVTTANDGEQGLAQLQRQRFDLVLMDCQMPVLDGYSATRRWREQEAGQGRTRLPIVAMTANAMAGDRERCLQAGMDDYLSKPVNRESLQACLLRWQFRMEDNAADARNVRAAAPTPEAAPSPPPLPTVMAPALLDSSDEPSPSVLDAEVLDELQEVIGAEIATIIGVFLEDTPPLIRQLQDASVEADLERLRALAHSLKSASANVGAMALSVAARRIEHDARAGTLERPAVAVALLIAEYARARLALAGYQASVRASELR
- a CDS encoding EAL domain-containing protein, producing the protein MAVQDNAVASTRATRAETPPADHWQRWASAEAVASARAPSNVVPLNAGTAAPAAPTPPVLPPAQWQDDGAQLPLGSEAPYRVLIVEDDRSQALFAQSVLHGAGMEAIVHSEAEGVQQVITEQRPDLILMDLHLPGLDGMRLTALIRQQPGQQLLPIVFLSGDPDPERQFEVLDSGADDFLSKPIRPRHLIAAVSNRIRRARAQAAMQPGAQGAPAMNNPETGLPTRHHVMQQLSGALAHGEHGGLFFIEVASALGLRERYGYAAFERLMVQAAQRLADSAHPHLLARLNDNSFLVLARGLDEDTLDAMAHQLRDELSSRAFVIRDEESVHLRGVVGHAQLSGGFSDAGTALEAVERTTLQARLLPSGVAAHVRREDVAAQEHLAMLEGQLEPAYQPIVAVAGGNTAQYQVLLRLRQADGSVLNAGQVIPAAEAAGRIADLDQQVLDHALGLLDLYQHATQPLSLFVSQSLRTLARDAFADWLLETLQQRNLPSSALVIDVRLPDALIHTVTLQQFCTRMSAAGVRFCLSQFEPGSEANALLNQLPLAFVRMAARFSSSHANQQTRDELRAAIDAAHRAGAMIIGQQIEDPQAAAAMWMGGVDFIQGNMVQSAGSELNFDFHNAVL
- a CDS encoding DUF4126 domain-containing protein, yielding MTEAHLFVIGILLAWLAGIRVYLTVFGVGLAGLLGWVELPPALQATESWWVLGTSAALAATEFVADKIPGVDSAWDLVQTLARVPAGAFLAAATLSPDGELNATSLAAGAGVALASHGLKSGTRALLNTSPEPASNWVASAAEDTVVVGGLALALAHPWLALVVVVACSLIGALVVWLVWRTLWKGMRWLLRQPAGRVPATRDTA
- a CDS encoding DUF6776 family protein, which codes for MNNPTPSRIQIRRPGSPAAPDRRRLLILGGIWLASLVLAVLLGRWMGSPGGDVGRQLDAAQARAETLQKQVADLQQRQATLEASDRISRAANNEVQTSLGERDEEIAGLRADVAFYERLVGATSQRKGLNTHSIEFSPEAGGTWQYAVVLTQNLNRGAISQGQMRFTVEGVKDGKLTSVSWDELHQRTKVPGQDYSFRYFQQLTGSVMLPKDFTPQRVRVTLGTGAGGATQVFDWKQAGAPAAPATAEKGE
- the erpA gene encoding iron-sulfur cluster insertion protein ErpA, which gives rise to MSTLVSLPGAPAAAPNYQSLDRPLNFTEAAAAKVKELIQDEASDSLALRVYIQGGGCSGFQYGFEFDENRADDDLAVDTNGVTLLVDPLSLQYLMGAEVDYTESLTGAQFVIRNPNAKTTCGCGSSFSM